A part of Sebastes fasciatus isolate fSebFas1 chromosome 10, fSebFas1.pri, whole genome shotgun sequence genomic DNA contains:
- the pmf1 gene encoding polyamine-modulated factor 1, with amino-acid sequence MEESEVATQKNSVDKDSVEKQTNEATGEVSSQVLNPGSEARYKRLKLFDKVMQKSLKKFIDHASFNRFASTFRPLYKKNPQRMESIHKQFIEELQRTIQEDISRLIEEGRLEVKLNELDKLESAAKKSADPAWRPSGVPEEDFCSFLMPYYQKQEAYMRLELKKIQAENAALAQKVQAGRESLAQTEHRISTAVDEWKASVTEFERLASSLCPADVFDV; translated from the exons ATGGAGGAAAGCGAAGTAGCAACACAAAAGAACTCTGTAGATAAAGACTCAGTAGAAAAGCAGACTAATGAAGCTACAGGAGAAGTTTCCTCACAGGTGTTAAACCCTGGATCAGAGGCTCGCTACAAGAGGCTGAAGCTGTTCGATAAGGTGATGCAGAAGAGCCTGAAGAAGTTCATCGATCATGCCAG TTTTAACAGATTCGCCAGCACATTTCGGCCGCTGTACAAGAAGAACCCACAGAGGATGGAGAGCATTCACAAGCAGTTCATTGAGGAGTTGCAGAGGACTATACAG GAGGACATCAGCAGATTGATTGAGGAAGGCCGGCTAGAGGTCAAACTGAATGAGCTGGACAAACTGGAGAGTGCTGCCAAGAAAAGTGCAGATCCTGCATG GCGGCCGAGTGGGGTTCCTGAGGAGGACTTTTGCAGCTTTTTGATGCCATACTATCAAAAGCAGGAGGCCTACATGCGACTGGAACTGAAAAAGATTCAAGCGGAGAACGCTGCCTTAGCACAGAAAGTTCAGGCTGGTAGAGAGAGTCTTGCACAGACTGAACATCGGATTTCTACGGCTGTTGATGAGTGGAAG GCATCGGTCACAGAGTTTGAAAGGCTGGCATCTTCTCTCTGCCCTGCTGATGTCTTCGATGTGTGA